The Euzebyales bacterium genome window below encodes:
- a CDS encoding TIGR03618 family F420-dependent PPOX class oxidoreductase, which produces MGFTVANFNHVAEGLQEDQFMIGERSEIETLDDLDPIYRRLLDEPVTAVLAVTRDDGRTSLTPVWIGYDGDRVLFNLATHRRKCEWLRANPQVTVMLMNPQNPYHWMSMRATVSNEVREDDPDGERATRTIDEAWMKYTGNEPPYGLRDPSRDERRVLFECTVDSVSTFGLP; this is translated from the coding sequence GTGGGGTTCACCGTCGCCAACTTCAATCACGTCGCCGAAGGGCTGCAGGAAGATCAGTTCATGATCGGCGAGCGGAGCGAGATCGAGACACTCGATGATCTCGACCCGATCTACCGCCGGTTGCTGGACGAACCCGTGACCGCCGTGCTCGCCGTGACCCGGGACGACGGTCGGACCAGCCTGACGCCCGTGTGGATCGGTTACGACGGTGATCGTGTGCTGTTCAACCTCGCCACGCACCGTCGCAAGTGCGAGTGGTTGCGGGCCAACCCGCAGGTCACGGTGATGCTGATGAACCCGCAGAACCCCTATCACTGGATGAGCATGCGCGCGACGGTCAGCAACGAGGTGCGCGAGGACGATCCGGACGGCGAGCGGGCGACCCGCACGATCGACGAGGCGTGGATGAAGTACACCGGCAACGAGCCGCCGTACGGCCTACGCGATCCCTCGCGCGACGAGCGCCGCGTGCTGTTCGAGTGCACGGTCGACTCGGTGTCGACGTTCGGGTTGCCGTAG
- a CDS encoding nitroreductase family protein, with translation MGSSYQPRPLDFQRYDEEHMRERARTWHTQMDRRRSVRQFSTEPVPRDVIADAIRTASTAPSGAHMQPWTFVVVADADRKARIREAAEAEEREFYERRAPTAWLEALAPLGTDAVKRHITDAPYVVVLFRHRHGVAADGSRRAYYYTAESCGIAAGMFIAAIHHMGLATLPHTPSPMGFLSALLDRPSNEQAFLLMPVGYPARDAVVPDIARKPLDAVSVWL, from the coding sequence ATGGGATCGAGTTACCAGCCGCGGCCACTCGACTTCCAGCGCTACGACGAGGAGCACATGCGCGAGCGCGCTCGCACCTGGCACACGCAGATGGACCGTCGCCGCTCGGTCCGGCAGTTCTCGACCGAGCCGGTGCCGCGGGATGTGATCGCCGATGCGATCCGCACGGCGAGCACGGCGCCGTCGGGCGCGCACATGCAGCCGTGGACGTTCGTCGTGGTCGCCGACGCCGACCGCAAGGCGCGCATCCGCGAGGCGGCCGAGGCGGAGGAGCGCGAGTTCTACGAGCGCCGCGCGCCGACGGCGTGGCTCGAGGCGCTCGCACCCCTCGGCACAGACGCGGTGAAGCGCCACATCACCGACGCGCCCTACGTCGTCGTGCTGTTCCGCCACCGCCACGGCGTCGCCGCCGACGGCAGCCGCCGCGCCTACTACTACACCGCCGAGAGCTGCGGCATCGCCGCCGGCATGTTCATCGCGGCGATCCATCACATGGGTCTCGCGACCCTGCCGCACACACCCAGCCCGATGGGCTTCCTGTCGGCTCTGCTGGACCGGCCGTCCAACGAGCAGGCGTTCCTGCTGATGCCGGTCGGCTACCCCGCCCGCGACGCCGTCGTGCCCGACATCGCCCGCAAGCCGCTGGATGCCGTCAGCGTCTGGCTCTGA
- a CDS encoding metallophosphoesterase family protein, protein MSLSPTIASVAVLSDIHGVLAALEAVLTEPAVTAADRIVLTGDIAAGPQPVAVLDRLHELGDRVVWVRGNADRELVALARGGDTTIPDPIAPWAARQLSDRHVERLASLPHPVTLDLAGFGPVLFCHGTPRDDEEVVLVDTRLERWAEVLSTVDPSVSTIVCGHTHMPFQRLAHRRLIVNPGSVGMPYGRAGAHWALLRDGVVQLRTTTYDVESACADIVATSYPDAASWADFFIRSPASDAQALATFAPRDGRVLVDEGG, encoded by the coding sequence ATGAGTCTGTCACCGACGATCGCGTCCGTCGCCGTGCTGTCGGACATCCATGGCGTGCTGGCGGCACTCGAGGCGGTGCTCACCGAGCCGGCGGTCACCGCCGCCGACCGCATCGTCCTCACGGGCGACATCGCCGCCGGTCCGCAGCCGGTCGCCGTGCTCGACCGGTTGCACGAGTTGGGTGACCGCGTGGTATGGGTACGCGGCAACGCCGACCGGGAACTCGTTGCGCTGGCGCGTGGCGGTGACACGACGATCCCCGACCCGATCGCGCCGTGGGCGGCTCGCCAGCTGTCGGACAGGCACGTCGAACGGCTGGCATCGCTCCCCCACCCGGTGACGCTGGACCTCGCAGGCTTCGGGCCGGTGCTGTTCTGCCACGGCACGCCACGCGACGACGAGGAGGTCGTGCTGGTCGACACCCGCCTGGAGCGGTGGGCCGAAGTCCTGTCCACCGTCGACCCGTCGGTCTCAACGATCGTCTGCGGCCACACGCACATGCCGTTCCAGCGTCTGGCGCACCGGCGCCTGATCGTGAACCCGGGCAGCGTCGGCATGCCCTACGGTCGCGCCGGCGCGCACTGGGCACTGCTGCGCGACGGCGTGGTCCAACTGCGGACGACGACCTACGACGTCGAGTCCGCGTGCGCGGACATCGTCGCGACCAGCTATCCCGATGCGGCGAGCTGGGCCGATTTCTTCATCCGCTCCCCGGCGAGTGACGCGCAGGCGCTGGCCACGTTCGCGCCGCGGGACGGGCGCGTCCTCGTCGATGAGGGCGGGTGA
- a CDS encoding helix-turn-helix transcriptional regulator, which produces MAGTDDARSSAFPGFDQLRDDLGEVIDDLAVRRRAAGLSQTEVAARMGTSQSAVARLEAGRGDVRVSTLERYAQALGLTMRFGVGPLDQESDA; this is translated from the coding sequence ATGGCAGGCACCGATGATGCCCGATCGTCGGCCTTTCCCGGGTTCGATCAGCTCCGCGACGACCTCGGCGAGGTGATCGACGACCTCGCCGTCCGGCGGCGCGCCGCCGGGCTGTCCCAGACCGAGGTCGCGGCCAGGATGGGGACGTCACAGTCCGCGGTCGCACGTCTCGAGGCGGGCCGTGGCGACGTCCGGGTCTCCACGCTCGAGCGGTACGCCCAGGCGCTCGGGCTCACGATGCGCTTCGGCGTGGGTCCACTCGACCAGGAGAGCGACGCATGA
- a CDS encoding ATP-dependent Clp protease proteolytic subunit has translation MTPGDPPPEIPPPGWPIHPQRIPDDPQPVIVPSVPAHAVVWPDDPVVQLRADRRLLLTGILDQETADRLCAELMLADGRSADPIELIINSPGGAVDAVPAVLDVIGLLRAPLTTRCIGAAGGTAAIVLASGTAGRSATPRATISLRLDGSYAIDGRGDDVRRAAAHVEQLWQRMAEHVAEVSAMTVDEAASALRDGSPLSATRARIIGLIDSIARH, from the coding sequence ATGACACCCGGTGACCCGCCACCCGAGATCCCACCGCCGGGATGGCCGATACACCCGCAGCGGATCCCGGATGATCCGCAACCGGTCATCGTTCCATCCGTGCCCGCGCACGCCGTGGTGTGGCCGGACGACCCGGTCGTGCAGTTGCGCGCCGATCGTCGCCTGCTGCTGACGGGGATCCTGGATCAGGAGACCGCCGATCGGCTGTGCGCCGAACTGATGCTCGCCGACGGCCGGTCGGCCGACCCGATCGAGTTGATCATCAACAGTCCCGGCGGTGCGGTCGACGCCGTGCCAGCGGTCCTCGACGTCATCGGACTGCTGCGCGCGCCGCTGACCACCCGCTGCATCGGGGCGGCCGGCGGAACCGCGGCCATCGTGCTGGCCTCCGGGACGGCGGGGCGATCGGCGACGCCGCGGGCGACGATCAGCCTCCGCCTCGACGGCAGCTACGCGATCGACGGCCGTGGTGACGACGTGCGCCGCGCCGCGGCGCACGTCGAGCAGCTCTGGCAGCGCATGGCCGAGCACGTCGCTGAGGTGTCCGCCATGACCGTCGACGAGGCCGCGTCGGCGCTGCGCGACGGCAGCCCGCTGTCGGCGACCCGCGCCCGCATCATCGGCCTGATCGACTCCATCGCGCGACATTGA
- a CDS encoding S1C family serine protease has translation MTTLTDLSEVLSDIAARVGPAVVGVGGRRRGAGSGIVVADGRVVTNAHNLRSESVGIRLHDGTRVEGTVAAADADSDLAVIHVDTGDIAPVEWTAATPSLGASVFGLSRARSDGATRVTFGTVASVDRRFRGPRNRPITGAFEHTAPLARGASGGPVVDGSGALLGINTHRLGEGFYLAVPADDTLRQRIDTLAAGQSPRQRRLGVALAPPHVARRLRGAVGLPERDGLLVQEVFDDTPASAAGLRRGDLIVAIDGTVVDSVDVLYGALGGHADTLTLRILRGTEESDVTVTFD, from the coding sequence ATGACGACGCTCACCGACCTGTCAGAGGTGCTCTCCGACATCGCCGCGCGCGTCGGCCCCGCGGTCGTGGGCGTCGGCGGCCGGCGTCGCGGCGCCGGATCCGGCATCGTCGTCGCCGACGGCCGTGTCGTCACGAACGCCCACAACCTGCGATCCGAGTCGGTCGGCATCCGGCTTCACGACGGCACGCGCGTCGAGGGCACCGTGGCCGCGGCCGACGCGGACAGCGACCTGGCCGTCATCCACGTCGACACGGGCGACATCGCGCCCGTCGAATGGACCGCAGCGACACCGTCCCTGGGTGCGTCGGTGTTCGGTCTGTCCCGCGCCCGGTCGGACGGCGCCACGCGCGTGACGTTCGGCACGGTCGCGTCGGTCGACCGGCGGTTCCGCGGTCCGCGCAACCGGCCGATCACCGGCGCGTTCGAGCACACGGCACCGTTGGCCCGGGGCGCGTCGGGCGGGCCGGTGGTCGACGGGTCCGGTGCGTTGCTCGGCATCAACACGCATCGGCTGGGCGAGGGCTTCTATCTGGCGGTACCCGCCGACGACACGCTGCGCCAACGGATCGACACGCTCGCGGCGGGTCAGTCACCTCGTCAGCGACGCCTCGGTGTCGCGCTCGCCCCACCGCACGTCGCCCGTCGCCTGCGCGGCGCCGTCGGACTGCCCGAGCGCGACGGATTGCTCGTCCAGGAGGTGTTCGACGACACGCCGGCGTCGGCCGCCGGGCTGCGTCGCGGCGACCTGATCGTGGCGATCGACGGTACGGTCGTCGACAGCGTCGACGTGCTGTACGGCGCCCTGGGCGGTCACGCCGACACGCTCACGCTGCGGATCCTGCGCGGCACCGAGGAGAGTGACGTCACGGTCACGTTCGACTGA
- a CDS encoding helix-turn-helix domain-containing protein, translating to MSTADTSPLVHAAERVGDRWVLLVIEALLEGPRRFGELQEHVEGIAPNILSSRLKQLERHRVVIAQPYQQRPPRYAYELTASGYALAGALRLLAQWGAAEGDGEPVRHRACGTVAEARWYCPTCSAILTDGETDESFVV from the coding sequence GTGAGCACCGCCGACACCTCGCCCCTGGTCCACGCCGCCGAGCGCGTGGGTGACCGCTGGGTGCTGCTCGTCATCGAGGCACTGCTCGAGGGTCCCCGAAGGTTCGGCGAACTGCAGGAGCACGTCGAGGGCATCGCGCCCAACATCCTGTCGAGCCGGCTCAAGCAGCTCGAGCGCCACCGCGTGGTGATCGCCCAGCCGTACCAGCAGCGGCCACCGCGGTACGCCTACGAACTGACGGCCAGCGGGTATGCGCTGGCGGGCGCACTGCGCCTGCTGGCGCAGTGGGGTGCGGCCGAGGGTGACGGCGAGCCGGTGCGCCATCGCGCCTGCGGCACGGTCGCGGAAGCGCGCTGGTACTGCCCGACGTGCTCGGCGATATTGACCGACGGCGAGACCGACGAGAGCTTCGTGGTCTGA
- the lon gene encoding endopeptidase La: MDDVTTVVLPLLPLPDGVVAPQMVVNMVADSALARRAVDAARAGDGRLVLVPQVDGRYAAIGTIGMVEQDEQAADGTRAVLVRGIERARIGAGSDDGSGLRVTIEPVSAINSDPARTAELAREYRAVLGEILRRRRARGVAAAVDGIADPGTLADTALYSPDLSAEHKVEVLETLDVTARLEMVLGWARETLADLTVSDDVRKRASEQIDKTQREAILRQQLAAIRAELGEDDDGDLIAEYEQKIADADMPDDVREFAGKELRRMDRMGEQNPEHGWIRTWLDRILELPWGARTDDNLDLTAAREVLDEDHTYLDDIKDRLIEFLAVRKLRTERDLGPETGRGTGAILALVGPPGTGKTSLGESVARALGRKFVRVALGGVRDEAEIRGHRRTYVGAQPGRIARALAEAGTANPVILLDEIDKVASDWRGDPSAALLEVLDPEQNHTFRDHYLEVDLDLSEVLFIATGNVVDTIPGPLLDRMEVVRVDGYSDNEKVAIARNHLLPRQQQRAGLRADELEMTDEALVAIADGYTREAGVRSLERQLGKLIRKVVTRLTTGEATEPVTIDADQITDLLGRPTVHHEQVAERTSVPGVATGLAVTGMGGDVLFIEANRTNGEPGLTITGQLGDVMRESAEIALSYVRANAAVLGLGDDVLDSTRIHLHVPAGAIPKDGPSAGITMTTALVSLLLGQPVAHDVGMTGEITLQGLVLPIGGVKQKLLAAHRAGLRRVVLPKRNADDLDDVPEHVREDLDITLAERYDQVLAAALPSVGVPAAA; encoded by the coding sequence ATGGACGATGTGACAACGGTGGTGCTGCCGCTGCTGCCGCTGCCCGATGGCGTGGTCGCGCCGCAGATGGTCGTCAACATGGTGGCCGACAGCGCCCTGGCACGCCGAGCGGTCGACGCCGCCCGCGCCGGCGACGGGCGGCTGGTCCTGGTGCCACAGGTGGACGGGCGGTACGCGGCCATCGGCACGATCGGCATGGTCGAGCAGGACGAACAGGCCGCGGACGGCACGCGTGCCGTGCTCGTGCGGGGCATCGAGCGGGCGCGCATCGGCGCGGGCAGCGACGACGGCAGCGGCCTGCGTGTGACGATCGAGCCCGTGTCGGCGATCAACAGCGACCCCGCCCGAACGGCGGAGCTCGCGCGCGAGTACCGCGCGGTGCTCGGCGAGATCCTGCGGCGCCGCCGCGCCCGCGGCGTCGCCGCCGCGGTCGACGGCATCGCTGATCCCGGCACGCTGGCCGACACGGCGCTGTACTCTCCCGACCTGTCCGCGGAGCACAAGGTCGAGGTGCTCGAGACGCTCGACGTCACCGCGCGGTTGGAGATGGTGCTGGGCTGGGCACGGGAGACGCTCGCCGACCTGACCGTCAGCGACGACGTCCGCAAGCGCGCCAGCGAACAGATCGACAAGACCCAGCGCGAAGCCATCCTGCGCCAGCAGTTGGCCGCGATCCGTGCCGAGCTCGGCGAGGACGACGACGGCGACCTCATCGCCGAGTACGAGCAGAAGATCGCCGACGCCGACATGCCCGACGACGTGCGCGAGTTCGCCGGCAAGGAACTGCGCCGCATGGACCGCATGGGTGAGCAGAACCCCGAGCACGGCTGGATCCGTACGTGGCTCGACCGCATCCTCGAGCTGCCGTGGGGCGCGCGCACCGATGACAACCTGGACCTGACCGCGGCCCGCGAGGTGCTCGACGAGGACCACACCTACCTCGACGACATCAAGGACCGTCTGATCGAGTTCCTCGCGGTGCGCAAGCTGCGTACCGAACGCGACCTCGGGCCGGAGACCGGACGCGGCACAGGTGCGATCCTGGCGCTCGTCGGTCCGCCGGGTACGGGCAAGACATCCCTCGGCGAGTCGGTCGCGAGGGCCCTGGGACGGAAGTTCGTCCGCGTCGCGCTGGGCGGTGTGCGCGACGAGGCCGAGATCCGCGGCCACCGCCGCACGTATGTCGGTGCCCAGCCGGGCCGCATCGCGCGCGCTCTGGCCGAGGCCGGCACCGCCAATCCGGTGATTCTGCTCGACGAGATCGACAAGGTCGCCAGCGACTGGCGCGGTGACCCCAGCGCGGCACTGCTGGAGGTGCTCGACCCGGAGCAGAACCACACGTTCCGCGACCACTACCTCGAGGTCGACCTCGACCTGTCCGAGGTGCTGTTCATCGCGACGGGCAACGTGGTCGACACCATCCCGGGACCGCTGCTGGACCGCATGGAGGTCGTGCGCGTCGACGGCTACAGCGACAACGAGAAGGTGGCGATCGCCCGCAACCACCTGCTGCCGCGCCAGCAGCAGCGTGCCGGTCTGCGCGCCGACGAACTGGAAATGACCGACGAGGCGCTGGTCGCGATCGCCGACGGCTACACGCGCGAAGCGGGGGTCCGCAGCCTCGAACGCCAGCTGGGCAAGCTGATCCGGAAGGTGGTCACCCGCCTCACGACGGGTGAGGCCACGGAGCCGGTCACGATCGACGCCGACCAGATCACCGACCTGCTCGGACGCCCCACCGTGCACCACGAGCAGGTCGCCGAACGCACCAGCGTGCCCGGCGTCGCCACGGGTCTGGCCGTCACCGGGATGGGCGGCGACGTGCTGTTCATCGAGGCGAACCGCACCAACGGCGAACCGGGGTTGACCATCACCGGTCAGCTCGGCGATGTGATGCGTGAATCGGCCGAGATCGCGTTGTCGTACGTGCGGGCCAATGCGGCGGTACTGGGACTCGGCGACGACGTGCTCGACAGCACGCGCATCCATCTGCACGTTCCCGCCGGCGCCATCCCCAAGGACGGCCCGTCGGCGGGCATCACAATGACGACCGCGCTGGTGAGCCTCTTGCTCGGACAGCCGGTCGCACACGACGTCGGGATGACCGGCGAGATCACGCTCCAGGGCCTGGTGCTGCCCATCGGCGGCGTCAAGCAGAAGCTGTTGGCCGCCCACCGCGCCGGTCTACGCCGCGTGGTGCTGCCGAAGCGCAACGCCGACGATCTGGACGACGTGCCCGAGCACGTCCGCGAGGATCTCGACATCACGCTGGCCGAGCGTTACGACCAGGTGCTCGCGGCCGCGCTGCCGAGCGTCGGGGTCCCCGCGGCCGCCTGA
- a CDS encoding DUF2071 domain-containing protein, which produces MPVEPITPDPPRDVGRTVFTQTWARLTFLHWAVEPDRLAGHLPPGVRPDVIDGRTYVGLIPFWMQGIGILGGPVVPYHGSFCETNVRLYSVDAAGRRGVVFVSLDASRLAPVLVARAVGLPYLWSRMRYRRRGAVATYTCRRRWPGPVGAGSRIAVEIGSRIDPGPLEHFLTARWGLHAQARGSRTLFWPNEHGRWPLHAATLRDLDDELLAAAGFGELAGRPPDSVLYSPGVDVRFGPRRPADDRRSG; this is translated from the coding sequence GTGCCCGTCGAGCCGATCACACCCGACCCCCCACGTGACGTCGGACGCACCGTGTTCACCCAGACGTGGGCGCGACTGACGTTCCTGCACTGGGCCGTCGAGCCGGACCGGCTGGCCGGGCACCTGCCGCCGGGCGTGCGCCCCGACGTCATCGACGGGCGGACCTATGTCGGTCTGATCCCGTTCTGGATGCAGGGCATCGGCATCCTCGGCGGTCCCGTCGTCCCGTACCACGGTTCGTTCTGCGAAACCAACGTCAGGCTGTACTCGGTCGACGCCGCCGGGCGCCGAGGGGTCGTGTTCGTGTCGTTGGACGCCTCGCGTCTCGCCCCGGTGCTCGTCGCACGCGCCGTCGGGCTGCCGTACCTGTGGTCGAGGATGCGATACCGCCGACGCGGTGCCGTCGCCACCTACACGTGCCGCCGGCGGTGGCCGGGTCCGGTGGGCGCGGGCTCGCGCATCGCGGTGGAGATCGGATCGCGGATCGATCCGGGCCCACTGGAGCACTTCCTGACCGCGCGATGGGGCCTGCACGCACAGGCCCGCGGCTCGCGCACACTGTTCTGGCCGAACGAGCACGGCCGCTGGCCGTTGCACGCCGCGACCCTGCGCGACCTCGACGACGAGTTGCTCGCGGCCGCCGGATTCGGTGAGCTTGCGGGGCGTCCGCCTGACAGCGTGCTCTACTCGCCCGGGGTCGACGTCCGCTTCGGCCCCAGGCGACCAGCGGATGATCGGAGGAGCGGATGA
- the aat gene encoding leucyl/phenylalanyl-tRNA--protein transferase, with protein sequence MSRFPDPRRGPGDGPLAYGGDLEVATLREAYALGIFPWPGDSGTIWWWSPDPRAIIPIGGLHVSRSLRRSLRSGAFSCTSDTAFDAVVAACAHRPGEGTWIAPEMRTAYGRLHASGDAHSVEVWDGAGALVGGLYGVAVGRVFCGESMFHRAPDASKVAMVATMRILEHGGYDMFDVQLPTDHLRSMGAVDLARDAYLDLLAAGLNDPARWDATAAPGGPRPG encoded by the coding sequence ATGAGCCGGTTCCCCGATCCGCGCAGGGGCCCGGGTGACGGGCCACTCGCGTACGGCGGCGATCTGGAGGTCGCCACGTTGCGCGAGGCCTATGCGCTCGGGATCTTCCCGTGGCCGGGCGACAGCGGCACGATCTGGTGGTGGTCGCCGGATCCGCGGGCGATCATCCCCATCGGCGGGCTGCACGTGTCCCGCAGCCTGCGCCGCAGCCTGCGGTCGGGAGCGTTCTCGTGCACGAGCGACACCGCGTTCGACGCCGTCGTCGCGGCGTGCGCGCACCGGCCGGGGGAGGGGACATGGATCGCGCCGGAGATGCGCACGGCGTACGGCCGACTGCACGCCTCCGGTGATGCCCACAGCGTCGAGGTGTGGGACGGCGCCGGCGCCCTCGTCGGCGGGTTGTACGGGGTGGCCGTCGGACGCGTCTTCTGCGGCGAGTCGATGTTCCACCGTGCGCCGGACGCGTCGAAGGTCGCGATGGTCGCCACGATGCGCATCCTCGAGCACGGCGGCTACGACATGTTCGACGTCCAGCTGCCGACCGACCACCTGCGGTCGATGGGCGCGGTCGACCTGGCGAGGGACGCCTACCTCGACCTGCTCGCCGCAGGGCTGAACGATCCCGCCCGATGGGACGCTACGGCGGCCCCCGGTGGTCCCCGCCCAGGGTGA
- the fabI gene encoding enoyl-ACP reductase FabI, which translates to MLLADKRLVITGVLNDASIAFHVARLAQQQGADIVLTGFGRGMRITERIAGRLEAAVDVLELDVTDETHLDRVRATLDERWGGVDGVVHAIGFAPDSAIGGQFLQTPWEDVATAVHVSTYSLAALGRAFAPLLAAGGGGAIVGLDFDAAVAWPSYDWMGVAKAGLESCCRYLARDLGAQGTRVNLVAAGPLRTIAARSIAGFSTYEQVWQKRAPLGWDTGDPEPVARVVCALLSDWTPVVTGEIVHADGGAHAMGADVR; encoded by the coding sequence GTGCTGCTGGCCGACAAACGCCTGGTGATCACCGGCGTGCTCAACGACGCGTCGATCGCCTTCCACGTCGCCCGGCTCGCGCAGCAGCAGGGGGCTGACATCGTCCTGACCGGCTTCGGGCGTGGCATGCGCATCACCGAGCGGATCGCCGGCCGGCTCGAGGCGGCGGTCGACGTGCTCGAGCTCGACGTCACCGACGAGACGCACCTCGACCGCGTGCGCGCGACGCTCGACGAGCGGTGGGGCGGCGTCGACGGCGTGGTGCACGCGATCGGCTTCGCGCCCGACAGCGCGATCGGCGGGCAGTTCCTCCAGACGCCGTGGGAGGACGTCGCCACGGCGGTGCACGTGTCGACCTACTCGCTCGCGGCGCTCGGTCGGGCGTTCGCGCCGCTGCTCGCGGCCGGTGGCGGGGGTGCGATCGTCGGTCTGGACTTCGACGCGGCCGTCGCGTGGCCGTCGTACGACTGGATGGGCGTCGCCAAGGCGGGACTCGAGTCGTGCTGCCGGTACCTGGCGCGCGACCTCGGTGCGCAGGGGACACGCGTGAACCTCGTCGCCGCCGGACCGCTCAGGACCATCGCCGCACGCTCGATCGCCGGGTTCTCCACCTACGAGCAGGTGTGGCAGAAGCGCGCGCCGCTGGGCTGGGACACGGGCGATCCCGAACCGGTCGCGCGCGTCGTGTGCGCGCTGCTCAGCGACTGGACGCCGGTCGTCACGGGTGAGATCGTCCACGCCGACGGCGGCGCGCACGCGATGGGTGCCGACGTCCGCTGA
- a CDS encoding acyl-CoA carboxylase subunit beta codes for MTETIDPRADRLARITALVDLDSFAEVGSQARHRVTAFGMERKRPDGDGVVTGSARIHGRPVEVFAQDPTALGGSLGEVHAAKIAAGLDRAARVRCPVIGLLDSGGARIQEGVAALDGYGSIFYRNVALSGRVPQISVVMGPCAGGAVYSPALTDVVIMQRDKAHMFVTGPRVVRAVTFEDVSLSDLGGAELHARTSGVAHLVADDAAHALDLTRRVLGYLPSSCHDLPPHEVPVEPEPMPQVPDDHREPYDVRRVIRGIVDGGSFFELHEQFAENVVVGFARVDGRSVGVVANQPLVLAGCLDIEASEKAARFVRLCDAFGIPLVTLVDVPGFLPGTGQEAGGIIRKGAKLLYAFAEATVPRVTVILRKAFGGAYIVMNSKSLGADAVFSWPGAEIAVMGAEGAIDVIYRRELAAEPDRRPELIGHYRAEAMDPHVPAERLSVDEVIDPAASRARVAAALRALERSVRPGYRHDNLPQ; via the coding sequence GTGACCGAGACCATCGACCCGCGCGCCGACCGGTTGGCGCGCATCACCGCGCTCGTCGACCTCGACAGCTTCGCCGAGGTGGGCAGCCAGGCGCGGCACCGCGTCACGGCGTTCGGCATGGAGCGCAAACGGCCCGACGGCGACGGCGTCGTGACGGGGTCGGCGCGCATCCACGGGCGGCCAGTCGAGGTGTTCGCACAGGACCCGACCGCACTGGGCGGCTCGCTCGGAGAGGTCCATGCCGCCAAGATCGCCGCGGGGCTGGATCGTGCGGCGCGGGTGCGCTGCCCGGTGATCGGTCTCCTGGACTCCGGCGGCGCGCGCATCCAGGAGGGCGTCGCCGCGCTCGACGGCTACGGCTCGATCTTCTACCGCAACGTCGCGCTCAGTGGGCGGGTGCCGCAGATCAGCGTGGTGATGGGTCCGTGCGCAGGCGGAGCGGTGTACTCGCCCGCGCTGACCGACGTGGTCATCATGCAGCGCGACAAGGCGCACATGTTCGTCACGGGTCCGCGGGTGGTGCGCGCGGTGACGTTCGAGGACGTGTCGCTGTCGGATCTGGGCGGCGCCGAACTGCACGCGCGGACCTCGGGCGTCGCGCACCTCGTTGCCGACGACGCGGCGCACGCACTGGACCTGACGCGGCGCGTGCTCGGGTACCTGCCCAGCTCGTGCCACGACCTGCCGCCGCACGAGGTACCGGTCGAACCCGAGCCGATGCCGCAGGTCCCCGACGACCACCGCGAGCCCTATGACGTCCGCCGCGTCATCCGCGGGATCGTGGACGGCGGCTCGTTCTTCGAGCTTCACGAGCAGTTCGCCGAGAACGTGGTGGTCGGCTTCGCGCGCGTCGACGGCCGGTCGGTCGGCGTCGTCGCCAACCAGCCGCTGGTGCTCGCGGGATGTCTGGACATCGAGGCCAGCGAGAAGGCGGCGCGGTTCGTGCGGTTGTGCGACGCGTTCGGGATCCCGCTGGTGACGCTGGTCGACGTGCCCGGCTTCCTGCCTGGCACCGGTCAGGAGGCGGGCGGCATCATCCGCAAGGGTGCGAAGCTGCTCTACGCCTTCGCGGAGGCGACGGTGCCGCGGGTGACCGTCATCCTGCGCAAGGCGTTCGGTGGCGCCTACATCGTCATGAACTCCAAGTCGCTCGGTGCCGACGCCGTCTTCAGCTGGCCCGGCGCCGAGATCGCCGTGATGGGTGCCGAGGGCGCGATCGACGTCATCTACCGCCGCGAGCTCGCGGCGGAGCCCGATCGCCGGCCGGAGCTGATCGGTCATTACCGCGCCGAGGCGATGGACCCCCACGTGCCCGCTGAGCGCCTGAGCGTCGACGAGGTCATCGACCCTGCCGCCAGCCGCGCCCGCGTCGCGGCGGCACTGCGCGCCCTGGAGCGCTCGGTGCGGCCCGGCTACCGTCACGACAACCTGCCGCAGTAG